One part of the Dioscorea cayenensis subsp. rotundata cultivar TDr96_F1 chromosome 2, TDr96_F1_v2_PseudoChromosome.rev07_lg8_w22 25.fasta, whole genome shotgun sequence genome encodes these proteins:
- the LOC120278227 gene encoding serine/threonine-protein kinase MRCK beta: MDSSAPLRSPSSDERLWSKLRDRVDAILEQRKPKDHAGWFLSSIDCGVESDRAKRLREDAQLLIRGLDSVASSLSQLTGTLSAAQQEVSDLAKPSIPKGSKRENQRVEDENQPKAKRHCVSNEPEDRNEATDNEKLEVEEEKSVDVLKSGNLKKAKTLAFSMATKAASLARELKNIKSELSFMQERCTLLEEENRRLRDGLEKGVGAEEDDLVRLQLEALLAEKSRLANENTNLTRENQCLHQLVEYHQLTSNDLSASYEQVIQGMCLDFSSPIQETNEFDDSDTEAPCTPTSNHLRISSSSVGDDAQPE; this comes from the exons atggaTTCATCGGCGCCTCTGCGAAGCCCCTCCTCCGATGAGCGATTGTGGAGCAAGCTCCGGGACCGGGTCGACGCCATTCTCGAGCAACGCAAGCCTAAAGATCATGCTGGATGGTTCTTATCCTCCATTGAT TGTGGGGTGGAATCAGACCGAGCGAAGAGGCTCAGAGAGGATGCGCAGCTTCTTATCCGTGGTTTGGATTCGGTCGCTTCATCGCTCTCGCAGCTCACCGGTACTTTGAGCGCTGCGCAGCAG GAAGTCAGTGATCTTGCAAAGCCCTCTATTCCAAAAGGATCAAAACGAGAAAACCAGAGAGTTGAAGATGAAAACCAGCCAAAAGCAAAGCGCCATTGTGTTTCTAATGAGCCTGAAGACCGAAATGAGGCGACAGACAATGAAAAACTTGaggttgaagaagaaaaatcagtAGATGTTCTCAAGAGTGGAAATCTCAAGAAGGCCAAAACT CTTGCTTTTTCCATGGCAACTAAAGCAGCTTCGCTCGCGAGGGaactgaaaaatataaaatcagaATTGAGTTTTATGCAAGAAAGGTGCACACTTCTTGAAGAGGAGAACAGGAGATTGAGAGATGGACTTGAGAAAGGTGTTGGCGCAGAGGAAGATGATCTG GTGAGGCTTCAACTTGAGGCATTGCTAGCCGAAAAATCAAGACTGGCAAACGAAAACACAAACCTGACAAGAGAAAACCAATGCCTTCATCAACTTGTTGAGTATCATCAACTAACATCAAATGACTTATCGGCCTCCTACGAACAAGTCATACAAGGAATGTGTCTCGACTTCTCTTCTCCGATTCAGGAAACAAATGAATTCGATGACAGTGATACCGAGGCTCCTTGCACTCCAACATCAAATCATCTGAGAATTTCATCATCGTCTGTTGGAGACGATGCACAACCAGAGTAA
- the LOC120277633 gene encoding aspartyl protease family protein 1-like isoform X1 — protein MRFLSFPLLLLLLSAVAVFIAGDGAGAAILGLDLHHRFSPTVRHWFDSRGFGGASGWPENGTAEYYAALAAHDRALHGRSLSSSPPDLTFSEGNVTIRITSLSFLHYAMVTVGTPGATFLVALDTGSDLFWLPCDCYGCASSSSLNSMPDFQVSLYSPNASVTSHAVPCNSNFCEQQKTGCSGVTSSCPYKVVYVSNDTSSSGIFVEDVMFFRTEDTQSEIVEARIIFGCGQDQTGAFLEHAAPNGLLGLGMEKVSVPSILSSAGFTSNSFSMCFGHDDIGRISFGDKGSLDQDETPFNVDQLHPKYNINIIGMLVGNSAIDADFSALVDTGTSFTYFIEPIYSQLSKAFHEQVQDKQYTTDSKIPFEYCYIMSSGTSNVPTVTLTTSSGSPFPVNYPIIAFPVQANELAYCFAVAKGDKLNIIGQNFLTGLQVVFDRERMILGWKKVSCYDVKNSGSLPTTPRNSSSSHPGAAGPNINRPEARKETGSNNQVTVATSPANYSTNLMNNLILLLFLLHLINI, from the exons ATGAGGTTTCTCTCGtttcccctcctcctcctcctcctctccgcCGTCGCCGTCTTCATCGCCGGCGACGGCGCCGGCGCCGCCATCCTAGGGTTGGATCTCCACCACCGATTCTCCCCCACGGTGCGCCACTGGTTCGACTCACGCGGCTTCGGCGGCGCCTCCGGCTGGCCGGAAAATGGCACGGCCGAATACTACGCCGCCCTCGCCGCCCACGACCGCGCTCTCCACGGCCGTTCACTCTCTTCTTCCCCGCCTGACCTCACCTTCTCCGAGGGCAACGTCACCATCCGCATCACCTCCCTTTCTTT CTTGCACTATGCGATGGTGACGGTGGGGACGCCGGGTGCGACGTTTCTAGTGGCGTTGGACACTGGGAGTGACCTCTTCTGGTTGCCTTGCGATTGCTATGGCTGTGCTTCGAGTTCATCCTTGAATTCCATGCCC GATTTTCAGGTTAGCTTGTATAGTCCCAATGCATCTGTGACTAGTCATGCAGTTCCTTGCAATAGCAACTTCTGTGAACAGCAAAAAACTGGTTGCTCTGGAGTAACTAGCTCTTGTCCGTACAAGGTTGTATATGTATCTAATGATACTTCTTCTTCTGGAATTTTTGTTGAGGATGTCATGTTCTTCAGAACAGAAGATACTCAGTCTGAAATTGTTGAGGCACGGATAATATTCGG TTGTGGACAGGACCAAACTGGTGCTTTTCTAGAACATGCAGCTCCCAATGGTTTACTTGGGCTAGGTATGGAAAAGGTATCGGTTCCAAGCATTTTATCAAGTGCTGGATTCACATCAAATTCCTTTTCTATGTGCTTTGGGCATGATGATATTGGAAGAATCAGCTTTGGAGACAAAGGTAGCTTAGACCAAGATGAAACTCCATTCAATGTCGACCAGTTACA CCCTAAATACAACATCAATATAATTGGAATGCTTGTAGGAAATTCTGCCATTGATGCAGATTTCAGTGCTTTGGTTGACACTGGTACCTCATTCACATATTTTATTGAACCAATATATTCGCAACTCTCAAAAGCT TTCCATGAGCAGGTGCAGGATAAACAATACACAACTGATTCAAAGATCCCATTTGAATATTGTTACATTATGAG TTCTGGTACAAGTAATGTACCTACTGTAACCCTAACAACAAGCAGTGGTAGTCCTTTTCCTGTTAACTATCCAATAATTGCCTTCCCTGTTCAG GCAAATGAATTAGCATATTGTTTTGCTGTTGCCAAAGGTGACAAACTGAACATCATTGGGC AAAACTTTTTGACCGGCCTTCAAGTTGTCTTTGATCGAGAGAGGATGATCTTGGGTTGGAAAAAGGTTAGCT GTTATGATGTCAAAAATTCAGGCTCTCTTCCCACAACTCCTCGGAACTCATCATCTTCTCATCCTGGTGCTGCCGGGCCTAATATCAACAGGCCTGAGGCCAGGAAGGAGACGGGGAGCAATAACCAAGTCACCGTAGCGACATCCCCAGCCAATTATTCGACAAATTTGATGAAcaatttgattttgttgttgtttcttctcCATTTGATCAATATCTGA
- the LOC120277633 gene encoding aspartyl protease family protein 1-like isoform X2 yields the protein MRFLSFPLLLLLLSAVAVFIAGDGAGAAILGLDLHHRFSPTVRHWFDSRGFGGASGWPENGTAEYYAALAAHDRALHGRSLSSSPPDLTFSEGNVTIRITSLSFLHYAMVTVGTPGATFLVALDTGSDLFWLPCDCYGCASSSSLNSMPDFQVSLYSPNASVTSHAVPCNSNFCEQQKTGCSGVTSSCPYKVVYVSNDTSSSGIFVEDVMFFRTEDTQSEIVEARIIFGCGQDQTGAFLEHAAPNGLLGLGMEKVSVPSILSSAGFTSNSFSMCFGHDDIGRISFGDKGSLDQDETPFNVDQLHPKYNINIIGMLVGNSAIDADFSALVDTGTSFTYFIEPIYSQLSKAFHEQVQDKQYTTDSKIPFEYCYIMSSGTSNVPTVTLTTSSGSPFPVNYPIIAFPVQANELAYCFAVAKGDKLNIIGQNFLTGLQVVFDRERMILGWKKVMMSKIQALFPQLLGTHHLLILVLPGLISTGLRPGRRRGAITKSP from the exons ATGAGGTTTCTCTCGtttcccctcctcctcctcctcctctccgcCGTCGCCGTCTTCATCGCCGGCGACGGCGCCGGCGCCGCCATCCTAGGGTTGGATCTCCACCACCGATTCTCCCCCACGGTGCGCCACTGGTTCGACTCACGCGGCTTCGGCGGCGCCTCCGGCTGGCCGGAAAATGGCACGGCCGAATACTACGCCGCCCTCGCCGCCCACGACCGCGCTCTCCACGGCCGTTCACTCTCTTCTTCCCCGCCTGACCTCACCTTCTCCGAGGGCAACGTCACCATCCGCATCACCTCCCTTTCTTT CTTGCACTATGCGATGGTGACGGTGGGGACGCCGGGTGCGACGTTTCTAGTGGCGTTGGACACTGGGAGTGACCTCTTCTGGTTGCCTTGCGATTGCTATGGCTGTGCTTCGAGTTCATCCTTGAATTCCATGCCC GATTTTCAGGTTAGCTTGTATAGTCCCAATGCATCTGTGACTAGTCATGCAGTTCCTTGCAATAGCAACTTCTGTGAACAGCAAAAAACTGGTTGCTCTGGAGTAACTAGCTCTTGTCCGTACAAGGTTGTATATGTATCTAATGATACTTCTTCTTCTGGAATTTTTGTTGAGGATGTCATGTTCTTCAGAACAGAAGATACTCAGTCTGAAATTGTTGAGGCACGGATAATATTCGG TTGTGGACAGGACCAAACTGGTGCTTTTCTAGAACATGCAGCTCCCAATGGTTTACTTGGGCTAGGTATGGAAAAGGTATCGGTTCCAAGCATTTTATCAAGTGCTGGATTCACATCAAATTCCTTTTCTATGTGCTTTGGGCATGATGATATTGGAAGAATCAGCTTTGGAGACAAAGGTAGCTTAGACCAAGATGAAACTCCATTCAATGTCGACCAGTTACA CCCTAAATACAACATCAATATAATTGGAATGCTTGTAGGAAATTCTGCCATTGATGCAGATTTCAGTGCTTTGGTTGACACTGGTACCTCATTCACATATTTTATTGAACCAATATATTCGCAACTCTCAAAAGCT TTCCATGAGCAGGTGCAGGATAAACAATACACAACTGATTCAAAGATCCCATTTGAATATTGTTACATTATGAG TTCTGGTACAAGTAATGTACCTACTGTAACCCTAACAACAAGCAGTGGTAGTCCTTTTCCTGTTAACTATCCAATAATTGCCTTCCCTGTTCAG GCAAATGAATTAGCATATTGTTTTGCTGTTGCCAAAGGTGACAAACTGAACATCATTGGGC AAAACTTTTTGACCGGCCTTCAAGTTGTCTTTGATCGAGAGAGGATGATCTTGGGTTGGAAAAAG GTTATGATGTCAAAAATTCAGGCTCTCTTCCCACAACTCCTCGGAACTCATCATCTTCTCATCCTGGTGCTGCCGGGCCTAATATCAACAGGCCTGAGGCCAGGAAGGAGACGGGGAGCAATAACCAAGTCACCGTAG
- the LOC120277633 gene encoding aspartyl protease family protein 1-like isoform X3, with protein MRFLSFPLLLLLLSAVAVFIAGDGAGAAILGLDLHHRFSPTVRHWFDSRGFGGASGWPENGTAEYYAALAAHDRALHGRSLSSSPPDLTFSEGNVTIRITSLSFLHYAMVTVGTPGATFLVALDTGSDLFWLPCDCYGCASSSSLNSMPDFQVSLYSPNASVTSHAVPCNSNFCEQQKTGCSGVTSSCPYKVVYVSNDTSSSGIFVEDVMFFRTEDTQSEIVEARIIFGCGQDQTGAFLEHAAPNGLLGLGMEKVSVPSILSSAGFTSNSFSMCFGHDDIGRISFGDKGSLDQDETPFNVDQLHPKYNINIIGMLVGNSAIDADFSALVDTGTSFTYFIEPIYSQLSKAFHEQVQDKQYTTDSKIPFEYCYIMSSGTSNVPTVTLTTSSGSPFPVNYPIIAFPVQANELAYCFAVAKGDKLNIIGRKFFDAKLNTSFSPSILIEFLKLFDRPSSCL; from the exons ATGAGGTTTCTCTCGtttcccctcctcctcctcctcctctccgcCGTCGCCGTCTTCATCGCCGGCGACGGCGCCGGCGCCGCCATCCTAGGGTTGGATCTCCACCACCGATTCTCCCCCACGGTGCGCCACTGGTTCGACTCACGCGGCTTCGGCGGCGCCTCCGGCTGGCCGGAAAATGGCACGGCCGAATACTACGCCGCCCTCGCCGCCCACGACCGCGCTCTCCACGGCCGTTCACTCTCTTCTTCCCCGCCTGACCTCACCTTCTCCGAGGGCAACGTCACCATCCGCATCACCTCCCTTTCTTT CTTGCACTATGCGATGGTGACGGTGGGGACGCCGGGTGCGACGTTTCTAGTGGCGTTGGACACTGGGAGTGACCTCTTCTGGTTGCCTTGCGATTGCTATGGCTGTGCTTCGAGTTCATCCTTGAATTCCATGCCC GATTTTCAGGTTAGCTTGTATAGTCCCAATGCATCTGTGACTAGTCATGCAGTTCCTTGCAATAGCAACTTCTGTGAACAGCAAAAAACTGGTTGCTCTGGAGTAACTAGCTCTTGTCCGTACAAGGTTGTATATGTATCTAATGATACTTCTTCTTCTGGAATTTTTGTTGAGGATGTCATGTTCTTCAGAACAGAAGATACTCAGTCTGAAATTGTTGAGGCACGGATAATATTCGG TTGTGGACAGGACCAAACTGGTGCTTTTCTAGAACATGCAGCTCCCAATGGTTTACTTGGGCTAGGTATGGAAAAGGTATCGGTTCCAAGCATTTTATCAAGTGCTGGATTCACATCAAATTCCTTTTCTATGTGCTTTGGGCATGATGATATTGGAAGAATCAGCTTTGGAGACAAAGGTAGCTTAGACCAAGATGAAACTCCATTCAATGTCGACCAGTTACA CCCTAAATACAACATCAATATAATTGGAATGCTTGTAGGAAATTCTGCCATTGATGCAGATTTCAGTGCTTTGGTTGACACTGGTACCTCATTCACATATTTTATTGAACCAATATATTCGCAACTCTCAAAAGCT TTCCATGAGCAGGTGCAGGATAAACAATACACAACTGATTCAAAGATCCCATTTGAATATTGTTACATTATGAG TTCTGGTACAAGTAATGTACCTACTGTAACCCTAACAACAAGCAGTGGTAGTCCTTTTCCTGTTAACTATCCAATAATTGCCTTCCCTGTTCAG GCAAATGAATTAGCATATTGTTTTGCTGTTGCCAAAGGTGACAAACTGAACATCATTGGGCGTAAGTTCTTCGATGCAAAACTCAATACATCTTTCAGCCCATCCATCCTAATAGAATTTTT AAAACTTTTTGACCGGCCTTCAAGTTGTCTTTGA